Proteins encoded together in one Rhizobacter sp. J219 window:
- a CDS encoding biopolymer transporter ExbD — protein MAFGRLERSSAPPPMSDINMTPLIDVMLVLLVIFMITAPLMSSSLKLDLPKSEAATASDQPDFIAVSIDPQGRLYIADQIVSPETFAERVAQAARKNPQTEVQLRADKTVPYGRVAELIGAVQKAGLNRIGFVAEPKAESTADPKTESKP, from the coding sequence ATGGCCTTCGGCCGCCTCGAACGCAGCTCGGCACCGCCGCCGATGAGCGACATCAACATGACGCCGCTGATCGACGTGATGCTGGTGCTGCTGGTGATCTTCATGATCACCGCGCCGCTGATGAGTTCGAGCCTCAAGCTCGACCTACCCAAGAGCGAGGCGGCCACCGCGAGCGACCAGCCCGACTTCATCGCCGTCTCGATCGACCCGCAGGGCCGGCTCTACATTGCCGACCAGATCGTCTCGCCGGAAACCTTTGCCGAGCGTGTCGCCCAGGCCGCGCGCAAGAACCCGCAGACCGAAGTGCAGCTGCGCGCCGACAAGACCGTGCCCTATGGGCGGGTCGCCGAACTCATCGGCGCGGTGCAGAAGGCGGGGCTCAACCGCATCGGGTTCGTGGCCGAGCCCAAGGCTGAATCCACGGCCGACCCCAAGACAGAGTCGAAGCCCTGA
- a CDS encoding MotA/TolQ/ExbB proton channel family protein codes for MGGFAGFWQQGDAITRGVAALLLLMSISAWVLIFWKGWVLGRVKRDIARAVPAFWGAASLDEGEKQLAVFDREGVLRPLLAAATASHSGQTLESRGHLASQLTRRLRDALHRVLTQLQFGQVVLASIGSTAPFIGLFGTVWGIYHALLSISVAGTVTIDRVSGPVGEALVMTAAGLAVAIPAVLAYNVYNKRVAACEADLEGFAHDLRELLAEPSATTTEV; via the coding sequence ATGGGTGGCTTCGCAGGCTTCTGGCAACAGGGAGACGCCATCACGCGTGGCGTGGCCGCGCTGCTGCTGCTGATGTCCATCAGCGCCTGGGTGCTGATCTTCTGGAAGGGCTGGGTGCTCGGCCGCGTGAAGCGCGACATCGCGCGTGCCGTGCCGGCCTTCTGGGGCGCGGCTTCGCTCGACGAAGGCGAGAAGCAGCTGGCCGTGTTCGACCGCGAAGGCGTGTTGCGCCCGCTGCTCGCCGCCGCCACCGCCAGCCACTCCGGCCAGACGCTCGAATCGCGCGGCCACCTCGCCTCGCAGCTCACCCGCCGCCTGCGCGATGCGCTGCACCGTGTGCTCACGCAGCTGCAGTTCGGCCAGGTCGTGCTGGCCTCCATCGGCAGCACCGCCCCCTTCATCGGCCTCTTCGGCACGGTCTGGGGCATCTACCACGCGCTGCTCAGCATCTCGGTCGCCGGCACGGTGACGATCGACCGTGTCTCGGGCCCGGTCGGCGAAGCCTTGGTGATGACGGCGGCCGGCCTTGCGGTGGCCATTCCCGCGGTGCTGGCCTACAACGTCTACAACAAGCGTGTGGCCGCCTGCGAAGCCGACCTCGAAGGCTTCGCGCACGACCTGCGCGAACTGCTGGCCGAGCCCTCGGCCACCACCACCGAGGTCTAG
- the dapB gene encoding 4-hydroxy-tetrahydrodipicolinate reductase produces the protein MSNVAPLRIAIAGASGRMGRMLIEAVLAADDCQLAGALDVPGSAALGQDAAGFLGRMSGVHISADLKSGLANADVLIDFTRPEGTMAHLAVCRELGVKLVIGTTGLTDAQKAEIGAQAAHIAIVQSPNMSVGVNVMMRLLDVAARALSQGYDIEIIEAHHRHKVDAPSGTALAMGETIAAALGKNLKDCAVYAREGVTGERDPSTIGFATIRGGDIIGDHTALFAGTGERIEISHKSSSRAGYAQGSVRAARFLRDKASGLFTMNDVLGLA, from the coding sequence ATGAGCAACGTCGCTCCCCTGCGCATCGCCATCGCCGGCGCGTCCGGCCGCATGGGCCGCATGCTGATCGAAGCGGTGCTCGCCGCCGACGACTGCCAGCTCGCTGGCGCGCTCGACGTCCCGGGCAGCGCCGCCCTCGGACAAGACGCCGCCGGCTTCCTTGGCCGCATGAGCGGCGTGCACATCAGCGCCGACCTGAAGAGCGGCCTGGCCAACGCCGACGTGCTGATCGACTTCACCCGCCCTGAAGGCACGATGGCCCACCTCGCCGTCTGCCGCGAACTGGGCGTGAAGCTCGTGATCGGCACCACCGGCCTCACCGATGCGCAAAAGGCCGAGATCGGCGCCCAGGCGGCGCACATCGCCATCGTGCAGTCGCCCAACATGAGCGTGGGCGTCAACGTGATGATGCGCCTGCTCGACGTGGCTGCCCGTGCGCTGAGCCAGGGCTACGACATCGAGATCATCGAAGCCCACCACCGCCACAAGGTCGACGCCCCGAGCGGCACCGCGCTCGCGATGGGCGAGACCATCGCCGCGGCGCTGGGCAAGAACCTGAAGGACTGTGCCGTCTACGCCCGCGAAGGCGTGACCGGTGAGCGCGACCCGTCGACCATCGGCTTCGCCACCATCCGCGGCGGCGACATCATCGGCGACCACACCGCGCTCTTCGCCGGCACCGGCGAGCGCATCGAGATCTCGCACAAGAGCAGCAGCCGCGCCGGCTATGCCCAGGGCAGCGTGCGCGCCGCGCGCTTCCTGCGCGACAAGGCCAGCGGCCTCTTCACCATGAACGACGTGCTGGGGCTCGCCTGA
- a CDS encoding outer membrane protein assembly factor BamE, whose amino-acid sequence MSVPRVSVLWIAGPLAAILLAGCSSLQSSDHFLGFITPYRIEVVQGNVLTQEQVALIKPGQTRAQVRDILGSPLLTDLFHADRWDYAFTIRRQGAEPQQRKVVVLFEGEKLKSIDAPDLPSERDFVASIDTVKTPRKVPKLALTPEEIKALPVPPKPEAAASAPEGPARTYPPLEPRT is encoded by the coding sequence ATGTCCGTTCCTCGCGTGTCTGTACTCTGGATCGCCGGCCCGCTCGCCGCCATCCTGCTCGCGGGCTGCAGTTCGCTGCAATCCAGCGACCATTTCCTCGGCTTCATCACCCCCTACCGCATCGAGGTCGTGCAGGGCAACGTGCTGACCCAGGAGCAGGTCGCCCTCATCAAACCCGGCCAGACGCGCGCGCAGGTGCGCGACATCCTCGGCTCGCCGCTCTTGACCGACCTGTTCCACGCCGACCGCTGGGACTACGCCTTCACGATCCGCCGCCAGGGCGCCGAGCCGCAACAGCGCAAGGTGGTGGTGCTGTTCGAGGGCGAGAAGCTGAAGAGCATCGACGCCCCCGACCTGCCTTCGGAGCGCGATTTCGTCGCCTCGATCGACACCGTCAAGACGCCGCGCAAGGTGCCCAAACTCGCCCTGACGCCCGAGGAGATCAAGGCCCTGCCCGTGCCACCCAAGCCCGAAGCCGCCGCCTCGGCACCTGAAGGCCCGGCACGCACCTATCCGCCGCTGGAGCCCCGCACATGA
- the hprK gene encoding HPr(Ser) kinase/phosphatase, whose translation MKPSVISAEALFEEHRPALRWEWVAGHAHPERRFDEAAVRNAQSAADLVGYLNYIHPYRVQIVGRREVAYLQDSSPEDQERRIQRIVTLEPPVVIVADNQTPPDKLVALCDRADIPLFVTDGSAGHVIDVVRGYLAQLFAERTTRHGVFMDILGVGVLLTGESGLGKSELGLELISRGHGLVADDAVDLYRISQTAIEGRCPELLMNLLEVRGIGLLDIKSIFGETAVRRKMRLKLIVHLVRKETLERDFERLPYEPLNEDVLSVPIRKVVIAVDAGRNLAVLVEAAVRNTILQLRGIDTYREFIERHQRAMQKPE comes from the coding sequence GTGAAGCCATCAGTCATCAGCGCAGAAGCGCTGTTCGAAGAACACCGCCCGGCCCTGCGCTGGGAATGGGTTGCCGGCCATGCCCACCCCGAACGCCGTTTCGATGAAGCGGCGGTGCGCAACGCGCAATCGGCCGCCGACCTGGTGGGTTACCTCAACTACATCCACCCCTACCGGGTGCAGATCGTCGGCCGCCGGGAGGTGGCGTACCTGCAGGATTCCTCGCCCGAAGACCAGGAGCGCCGCATCCAGCGCATCGTGACGCTGGAGCCGCCGGTGGTGATCGTCGCCGACAACCAGACGCCGCCCGACAAGCTGGTGGCCCTGTGCGATCGCGCCGACATCCCGCTCTTCGTGACGGACGGCTCGGCCGGCCATGTGATCGACGTGGTACGCGGCTACCTGGCACAGCTCTTCGCAGAGCGCACCACACGGCACGGGGTCTTCATGGACATCCTGGGCGTGGGCGTCCTGCTCACCGGCGAATCGGGCCTGGGCAAGAGCGAACTCGGCCTGGAACTCATCTCGCGCGGCCATGGTCTGGTGGCCGACGACGCGGTCGACCTCTACCGCATCTCGCAGACCGCCATCGAAGGCCGCTGCCCCGAGCTGCTGATGAACCTGCTCGAAGTGCGCGGCATCGGCCTGCTCGACATCAAATCGATCTTTGGCGAGACCGCGGTGCGCCGCAAGATGAGGCTCAAGCTCATCGTGCACCTGGTGCGCAAAGAGACGCTCGAGCGCGACTTCGAGCGCCTGCCCTACGAGCCGCTGAACGAAGACGTGCTGAGCGTCCCCATCCGCAAAGTGGTGATCGCGGTCGACGCCGGCCGCAACCTGGCGGTGCTGGTCGAGGCCGCCGTGCGCAACACCATCCTGCAGCTGCGCGGCATCGACACGTATCGGGAATTCATCGAGCGCCACCAGCGCGCCATGCAAAAACCCGAGTAA
- the ptsN gene encoding PTS IIA-like nitrogen regulatory protein PtsN, which yields MNRLSAILPLANVLVDVEATSKKRAFEHAGLLFENQHSIARATVTDNLFARERLGSTGLGHGVSIPHGRIKGLKNPLAAVVRVQQPIPFDAPDDEPVSLLIFLLVPEAATQRHLEILSEIAEMLSDRELRERLKTETSAAKVHELISNWEPLKSVA from the coding sequence ATGAACCGACTGTCCGCCATCCTGCCGCTCGCCAACGTACTCGTTGACGTGGAGGCCACCAGCAAGAAGCGCGCGTTCGAGCACGCTGGCCTGCTGTTCGAAAACCAGCACTCGATTGCGCGTGCGACGGTCACCGACAACCTCTTCGCCCGCGAACGCCTCGGCTCCACCGGCCTCGGTCACGGCGTCTCCATCCCGCACGGTCGCATCAAGGGCCTGAAGAACCCGCTGGCCGCCGTGGTGCGCGTGCAGCAGCCGATCCCGTTCGATGCCCCCGACGACGAGCCGGTGAGCCTCTTGATCTTCCTGCTGGTGCCCGAGGCGGCAACGCAGCGGCACCTGGAAATCCTCTCCGAGATCGCCGAGATGCTGAGCGATCGCGAGCTGCGTGAGCGCCTCAAGACGGAAACCAGCGCCGCGAAGGTGCACGAACTGATCTCCAACTGGGAACCGTTGAAGTCGGTCGCCTGA
- the hpf gene encoding ribosome hibernation-promoting factor, HPF/YfiA family, which produces MNLTISGHHLDVSPALREYVLTKLDRITRHFDQVVDINVLLSVEKLKEKERRQKAEVTLHVKGKDIFVEHSHEDLYAAIDQLMDKLDRQVCRHKDKLQDHHHLAPKRMDATL; this is translated from the coding sequence ATGAATTTGACGATCAGCGGCCATCACCTCGACGTGAGCCCAGCCCTGCGTGAGTACGTGCTTACGAAATTGGACCGGATCACGCGTCACTTCGATCAAGTCGTGGACATCAACGTGCTGCTGTCGGTAGAGAAGCTGAAGGAAAAGGAACGAAGGCAGAAGGCCGAGGTCACGCTGCATGTGAAGGGCAAGGACATCTTCGTCGAGCATTCGCATGAAGACCTCTACGCCGCGATCGACCAGCTGATGGACAAGCTCGACCGCCAGGTCTGCCGCCACAAGGACAAGCTGCAAGACCACCACCATCTGGCGCCCAAGCGCATGGATGCCACCCTCTGA